One Polaribacter sp. SA4-12 genomic window carries:
- a CDS encoding mevalonate kinase family protein encodes MKGPLFYAKILLFGEYGIIKDSKGLAIPFNAYRGALKTSSNLSGDPKISNENLVRFYKHLASLDTELVSFNLNDLKTDIENGMYFDSSIPQGYGVGSSGALVASIYDKYADDKVTVLENLTREKLLKLKQVFSLMESFFHGKSSGLDPLNSYLSLPILINSKENIEPAGIPSQKQGKGAVFLLDSEQIGETEPMVNIFMNKMKNEGFRKMISEEFSTTTDACIEDFLGGNVKSLFGNVKSLSKIVLKNFKPMIPDAFHKVWENGIKSNDYYLKLCGSGGGGYILGFTEDYEKAQQSLKDYKLELVYRF; translated from the coding sequence ATGAAAGGACCATTATTTTATGCTAAAATTCTTCTCTTCGGAGAATATGGAATCATAAAAGATTCTAAAGGTTTAGCAATTCCGTTTAACGCATATCGAGGAGCTTTAAAAACTTCTTCTAATTTATCTGGAGATCCTAAGATTTCCAATGAAAACTTAGTGCGTTTTTATAAGCATTTAGCTTCTTTAGATACAGAATTGGTTTCTTTTAATTTAAACGATTTAAAAACTGATATTGAAAACGGAATGTATTTCGATTCTTCAATTCCTCAAGGTTATGGAGTTGGTAGTTCTGGAGCTTTAGTAGCATCAATCTACGATAAATACGCTGATGATAAAGTTACTGTTTTAGAAAACTTAACAAGAGAAAAATTGTTGAAATTGAAACAAGTTTTTTCTTTAATGGAATCTTTTTTTCATGGTAAAAGTTCTGGTTTAGATCCTTTAAATAGTTACTTAAGTTTACCTATTTTAATTAATTCTAAAGAAAATATTGAACCTGCAGGAATTCCTTCTCAAAAACAAGGAAAAGGCGCAGTTTTCTTATTAGATTCTGAACAAATTGGTGAAACTGAACCGATGGTAAACATCTTTATGAATAAGATGAAAAACGAAGGTTTTAGAAAAATGATTAGTGAAGAATTTTCAACAACAACAGATGCTTGTATTGAAGATTTTTTAGGAGGTAATGTAAAATCGTTGTTTGGTAACGTAAAATCATTATCTAAAATAGTTTTAAAGAATTTTAAACCTATGATTCCTGATGCTTTTCATAAAGTTTGGGAAAACGGTATAAAAAGTAATGATTATTACTTAAAACTTTGTGGTTCTGGTGGTGGAGGCTATATTTTAGGTTTTACTGAAGATTATGAAAAAGCACAACAAAGTCTTAAGGACTATAAGTTAGAGTTGGTTTATAGATTTTAG
- a CDS encoding type III pantothenate kinase: MNLTIDVGNTRVKTAVFEKDKLVELTVFDKTKILSEIKKILKKHVISNVIMSNVASISDSKLKKLQKLVKIKVISSSTKVPFENLYKTPKTLGIDRIALVAGAVNQFYGKNVLVIDAGTCITFDFVNSKGGYLGGAISPGVQMRFNSLNHFTANLPLLEKEEVSDFIGKNTKESINSGIVNGVIQEIDGVINQYKKKYLDLTVVLTGGDTNFLAKQLKSSIFANQNFLLQGLNTILIFNIDK, from the coding sequence ATGAACTTAACAATTGATGTTGGAAATACTAGAGTTAAAACTGCTGTTTTTGAGAAAGATAAGCTCGTAGAGTTGACTGTTTTTGACAAAACAAAAATTTTATCAGAAATTAAAAAAATTTTAAAAAAACATGTAATTTCTAATGTGATCATGTCAAATGTGGCTTCAATTTCTGATTCGAAGCTGAAAAAATTACAGAAATTAGTTAAAATAAAGGTTATTTCTTCTTCTACTAAGGTTCCTTTTGAGAATCTTTATAAAACTCCAAAAACTTTAGGAATTGATAGAATTGCATTAGTTGCAGGTGCAGTTAATCAGTTTTATGGTAAAAATGTTTTAGTTATAGATGCAGGTACTTGTATTACTTTTGATTTTGTAAACTCAAAAGGAGGGTATTTAGGAGGAGCAATATCTCCAGGAGTACAAATGAGATTTAATTCTTTAAATCACTTTACAGCAAATTTGCCTTTATTAGAAAAAGAAGAAGTAAGTGATTTTATCGGGAAAAACACAAAAGAAAGCATTAATTCGGGTATTGTAAATGGTGTAATTCAAGAAATTGATGGCGTTATTAATCAATATAAAAAGAAATATTTAGATTTAACAGTTGTTTTAACAGGAGGGGACACAAATTTCTTGGCAAAACAATTAAAAAGTAGCATATTTGCCAATCAAAATTTTCTCCTTCAAGGATTAAATACAATATTGATATTTAACATAGACAAATGA
- a CDS encoding diphosphomevalonate/mevalonate 3,5-bisphosphate decarboxylase family protein translates to MNTAQFISKSSNNSVEKASFTWQTPSNIALVKYWGKSNPQIPKNASISFTLNNCHTITTIDFDKKEKSEKVDFDLFFEGKQKDAFKPKIAEFFTRIQEYCPYIFEYKMLINSENSFPHSSGIASSASGLSAIARCLMSLENELNPDLSEKEINKKASFLARLGSGSASRSIEGPMVVWGNHPEIEGSSDLFGVKFPYKLDTVFENYQDAILLVDKGEKQVSSTIGHNLMHDHPYAENRFTQANDNLSKISEILQNGDIKAFISLVESEALTLHAMMLTSNPYFILMKPNTLEIINRIWEYRNENDSNICFTLDAGANVHVLYPEVEKEAVNQFIEKELSKYCQKNQYICDTVGFGAKQL, encoded by the coding sequence TTGAATACAGCACAATTTATATCGAAATCAAGTAATAATTCAGTAGAAAAAGCAAGTTTTACATGGCAAACTCCAAGTAATATTGCATTGGTAAAATATTGGGGAAAGAGCAATCCTCAAATACCTAAAAACGCTTCTATTAGTTTTACGTTAAACAATTGTCATACAATTACAACGATCGATTTTGATAAAAAAGAGAAATCAGAAAAAGTAGATTTCGACTTATTCTTTGAAGGAAAGCAAAAAGATGCCTTCAAACCAAAGATTGCAGAGTTCTTTACAAGAATACAAGAATATTGTCCTTATATTTTTGAATATAAAATGCTTATCAATTCAGAGAATTCTTTTCCTCATTCTAGTGGAATAGCTTCTTCAGCAAGTGGTTTAAGTGCAATTGCAAGATGTTTAATGAGTTTAGAAAATGAATTAAATCCTGATTTATCAGAAAAAGAAATCAATAAAAAAGCTTCTTTCTTGGCAAGATTAGGTTCTGGAAGCGCAAGTAGAAGCATAGAAGGACCAATGGTTGTTTGGGGAAATCACCCAGAAATTGAAGGAAGTTCAGATTTATTTGGAGTGAAATTTCCTTATAAATTGGATACTGTTTTCGAAAATTATCAAGACGCAATTCTTTTGGTTGATAAAGGCGAAAAACAAGTTTCTAGTACAATTGGTCATAATTTAATGCATGATCATCCGTATGCAGAAAATCGTTTTACGCAAGCGAATGATAATTTATCTAAAATATCAGAAATTCTTCAAAATGGAGATATCAAAGCATTTATAAGTTTAGTAGAAAGTGAAGCGCTTACGCTACATGCAATGATGCTAACGAGTAATCCGTATTTTATTTTAATGAAACCAAATACGTTAGAAATTATCAATCGTATTTGGGAATACAGAAATGAGAACGATAGTAATATTTGTTTTACGCTAGATGCTGGGGCAAATGTACATGTTTTATATCCTGAAGTAGAAAAAGAGGCTGTAAATCAGTTTATTGAAAAAGAGTTGTCTAAATACTGTCAGAAAAATCAGTATATTTGTGATACTGTGGGTTTTGGAGCAAAACAATTATAA
- a CDS encoding geranylgeranylglycerol-phosphate geranylgeranyltransferase, with translation MISFKVKRIIFKFFSLLSVIRGYNILVLILAQYLAAIFIFSPKKYVRSIILDVDLFYIVLASICVVASGYIINNFYDVKVDRINRPLKARLDDYVKQSTKLKLYFLLNFLGFIFGLLISVKAALFFAVYIFAIWFYSHKLKKYPFTGLVSATVLTILPFFAVFVYFKNFSKIIFVHAVFLFLVLMVRELLKDLQNMKGAIVNDYDTFPVFYGEKKTKQLSIFLLVLTLFPVVILFSYPALSYMRYYFYFALMVLIFLGFYLWNSTETKQYRMMHNVLKVLLLIGVFSLIFIDTSLIVEKVIDSLN, from the coding sequence ATGATTAGCTTTAAAGTTAAAAGAATCATTTTTAAATTTTTCAGTTTACTTTCAGTTATTAGAGGTTATAATATTCTTGTTTTAATTTTAGCACAATACTTAGCGGCTATTTTTATCTTTTCACCAAAAAAATATGTGAGAAGTATTATTCTTGATGTCGACTTATTTTACATTGTTTTAGCAAGTATTTGTGTTGTTGCTTCGGGTTATATTATCAATAATTTTTATGATGTTAAAGTAGATCGAATCAATCGACCATTAAAAGCTAGATTAGATGATTATGTAAAACAATCAACCAAATTAAAGCTATATTTTCTTTTAAATTTCTTAGGTTTTATTTTTGGACTTCTAATTTCCGTAAAAGCAGCCTTGTTTTTTGCTGTTTATATTTTTGCAATTTGGTTTTATTCTCATAAGTTAAAAAAGTATCCTTTTACAGGGTTGGTTTCAGCTACAGTACTTACAATTCTTCCTTTTTTTGCAGTATTTGTATATTTTAAAAATTTTTCAAAGATAATTTTTGTGCATGCCGTCTTTTTGTTTTTAGTACTTATGGTTAGAGAATTGCTAAAAGATTTACAGAATATGAAAGGTGCAATTGTAAATGATTATGATACTTTTCCTGTTTTTTATGGAGAGAAGAAAACAAAACAGTTGTCAATTTTTTTATTAGTATTAACGCTTTTTCCTGTAGTGATTTTGTTTAGCTATCCTGCGTTAAGTTATATGAGATATTACTTTTATTTTGCTTTAATGGTTCTTATTTTTCTAGGGTTTTATTTATGGAATTCAACCGAAACGAAACAATATAGAATGATGCATAACGTTTTGAAAGTGTTGCTTTTAATAGGTGTTTTTTCTTTAATTTTTATTGATACCTCTCTAATTGTAGAAAAAGTAATAGACAGCTTGAATTAA
- a CDS encoding pseudouridine synthase, with the protein MKSDRNSSRGRQEGKKSTPLSRKSSTPLSRKSPKKTFTKIKDAPKSDESTGIRLNKYIANSGVCSRREADTYIEHGSVEVNGKLVTEMGYKVQPDDIVRFDGTSITPEQKRYILLNKPKNYITTMDDERGRKTVMELIANASKERIYPVGRLDRNTTGLLLFTNDGDLAKKLTHPKHNVRKLYHASLDRKLELRDLEKLRGDVIIEGRKVFIDAISYVDGQPKSEIGIEIHSGRNRIVRKIFEHVGYKVSKLDRVVFAELTKRNLPRGRWRELTNLEVTNLQIMK; encoded by the coding sequence ATGAAATCAGATAGAAACTCGTCGAGAGGACGACAAGAAGGAAAAAAAAGTACGCCTCTTAGTAGAAAAAGTAGTACTCCTTTAAGTAGAAAAAGTCCTAAAAAGACTTTTACTAAAATTAAAGATGCACCAAAATCGGATGAATCAACAGGGATTCGTTTAAACAAATACATTGCAAATTCTGGAGTATGTTCTCGTAGAGAAGCAGATACTTATATTGAGCATGGAAGTGTTGAAGTAAATGGTAAGTTGGTAACAGAAATGGGGTATAAAGTTCAGCCAGACGATATTGTTCGTTTTGATGGAACTTCAATTACGCCAGAACAAAAAAGATATATTTTACTAAATAAACCTAAGAACTACATCACCACTATGGATGATGAAAGAGGTAGAAAAACGGTGATGGAATTGATTGCGAATGCATCAAAAGAAAGAATATATCCTGTAGGGAGATTAGATAGAAACACAACGGGTTTGTTGTTGTTTACCAATGATGGAGATTTAGCGAAGAAATTAACGCATCCAAAACATAATGTTCGTAAATTATACCACGCTTCTTTAGATAGAAAGTTAGAATTAAGAGATTTAGAGAAATTAAGAGGAGATGTTATTATTGAAGGGAGAAAAGTATTTATTGATGCAATTTCTTATGTAGATGGTCAGCCAAAATCTGAAATTGGTATCGAAATTCATTCTGGTAGAAATAGAATTGTTCGTAAAATTTTTGAACATGTTGGTTATAAAGTAAGCAAATTAGATAGAGTAGTTTTTGCTGAGTTAACGAAGAGAAATTTACCAAGAGGTAGATGGAGAGAGTTAACGAATTTAGAAGTTACAAATCTTCAGATAATGAAATAG